The window gtttttaatatattttttagatttttttaaaaagttaagttaaaaaatatattttatattttatttttaaagcatgaaatgatttttctttatgtaaaaaaatgtgTCCCGCATTTTCATGTCATTACCGAAACAGTGTATGTTTGAGTCATTGTctgagactgattttaacaCACTTCTACATTTCTGATCAGGAAATATTCCTGTGTCCCTCCCTCTCATAGCCTCTCTTTCAGAGTTGATCGGTCCATCATTctgagttaaatgtgttcaaaaatCTGTGTCTAACTTTAAGGAACGTCACTAAACACCTTTTTTCTGCGATTAAGCAAACGTTTTTGGGTGTTATtccataaaatgtagttttcaTGTGTGTtcaactgttcagaactgtgctagataaccatgtgctgattagcaTCTCTGAGCGGCTCAAAAATAcctaaaattgtcactaccaaaacttCACCATGTTTCAGTCGTGAtagttttggtagtgacaaaagGGAACACATAATTGTTATTAATCGTTAAACAAGAGTTTAaattctgtaatgttttgtggtcactaccaacacattactgtcactaccGAAAATGTGCAGTCACAAATTTTGTCAAAAATGAAGTATATTGAATGATCAACTAAGATGTTATGATAGTGTTTGGTTCAATgtttattcaaactaatgaatcattcactttgaaatcagtatgataaactttatggcttttacaaagaaaaattggattcaaaatacaacaaatctcataaattacacttgaaatattaaaattgtaattgttattgattttacctgtgaaaacttttttttaaaaaattgcaaaatatatattttcaaggtagatgtaaacaaaatcttaataggtcaatgtaacccttcttattaaattatttattattgtgtttcggtagtgacaaatttggggagaggaaaaatattccaaaaccttctgaaaatacaatatgagaattaaccgtacaattactagaaatgtgtaCCTTGGATAATATACAATTTGCATACATATAACATTTGtggaaaaataaattttttttcaagaagttttcaactctgactttgaatcaattctgtagaatgacccatatAAGAAGAATTGTCTTAAAcgattgcataatactttcatgtgtAATAGGTTAATTCATTTcgagctgtttaattcataaaatgtaattaaaatgaattaaaacaaaaataatgatataaaactaaatccataaatgGATCCCATGATGGTTCTATATATGTAAGAACCCTTCAAGATtccatatagaaccttttcttctcaGAGTGATGCAATGGGAAGCAACTATTGGTATAATTATTGTGAGGTCAGGCCTACTTGTTTTGGTGGAGCCACTGAGGCTTGTGGCGCGGGTTGGGAATCCATGTGACCACTGGACACTGCGGCAACTCAGAGCAGCCCATGAAAGGACTGATGTGAACTGTGTGTAACTGCACAAACAAGCCATAATTTAATACTTATCAAAAACAGCACAGATTTGGAAATGTATGTTCTGGAAGTCAAGTGTAACCTCCACAtacctttgttttgttttgagtaTCAGTGGGCGTGCTGGAAATAGGCAGCGTGGATTCTGGGAAGGAAAGATCTGCCCTGCCAGAAAATAACCAGAGATGGAGTAATAATAGTTTTGATGACTTCACTAATGCCATGATGTATTACACTCACCTCTTCATCTTTCCAGGGTCTTTTGTCTGTCTGGTGAGATCATCCAAAGAAGCATCTGTGTCAGCGCTTTCTTTAATCGGTCTCCTCCGTCCAGCCCATTCAGAGACATTGACAATACTCAGAGATGGAAAGAGCTCTGTTGGTGTTACAAGAAAGCAGAATAACATTATGGCATATACAGGCAAAATGATAATGAACAGGAGCTTGGATGTTATTATGCAGTATCCAGCAGAAGATGCACAGAAGTGATCAGAAACGCAAGGCAAACGCACGTTCTTTGAGAGAGCATCTCTTCACGCGTGCTGGAGTGAGGCGTGTGATTCCTCTGTGCTCAGTGTCCCAGCAGCACGGGTGCGAACACAGCGCCCTAAAACAGTGAGCTCCATCCAGATCACTGGAAGATGAGTGAGAACAGATGAGCTTTCAGATGAGTACAGTGACCATttttcagtctctttattaAGATACAAACAGAAAAGAAACATAATATGGCTTCTTTAAGCAAAAACCAGTATTTAGTGTGACCTCCTGGACTTCTTCCAGTTTGTCAAAGAAGAAACTCTgagaaatgtattatattttgaaagtttAATTGGCCTTCCAGTCTTTTTCCAAATCATTTATGTTTAAGAGAGCCGGTTCCTGCTACTGCTCAAGTGTGTGGAGGACAATAAATACTTGCCACTTTAGCATATAGAAGCcgttttttctgatttttttaatactgcatacaAATTTCCTGCATTTTCtggttatattctaataaagagactgagaaCTAATTATATATGGTCATTATACCATTGCTAAAACATCATCTGatggtggcctaagacttttgcacagtactgtacgTCGAACCTGGTCAGATCTGTGAGTGAAAATGTCTTTTTAACCtatgaatattatattttatataatattctataatattatatatttctaGATAGATAGTTTgtctataaatatgaaatattatatttgatataatattatataaatattgatatgagtttattttaatatttctgaGTAAATCGAACCTGATCAGATTTGTtagtgaaaagatgtctttttagcctatgaataatatattttataaaacattacataataataaatatttctagATGAGTTTTAGtctataaatattacatttttataatattatatttaatttatattatatttctagATGAGTTTTCAAAGTACATCGAACCTCATCAGATTTGTGAGTGAAAAGATGCTTTTTTAGCCTatgaatattatataaaatataatattatacatttctAGATGGTTTTAGTctgtaaatatgaaatattatattttatataatattatataaatatttttatgagtttatttgaatatttctaTGAGTAAATCGAATCTGATCAGATTTGTaagtgaaaagatgtctttttagcctatgaataatatattttataaaatattatataatattaaatatttctagATGAGTTTTCACAGAAGTACATTGAACCTGATCAGATTTGTGAgttttatataatatactaGATTATTCTATATTTCTATGTGAGTTTTAgtctataaatatgaaatattttatataatatataaatatttctatatGAGTTTTCAAAGTAAATCGAACCTGATCAGATTTGTgagtgaaaagatgtctttttaGCCtatgaatattatattttatgtaatattatatatttccaGATGAGTTTTAgtctataaatatgaaatattttatataatattatataaatatttctagATGAGTTTTCAAAGTACATCGAACCTGATCAGATTTGTGAGTGAAAAGATGCTTTTTTAGACTAtgaatattatattttgtataatattatataatattaaatatttctatgTGAATTTTCAGAGACGTAACGTTACATTGAACCTGATCAGATTTGTGAGTGAAAAGACGTCTTTTTAGcctatattaaatatttctagcctataaaatattattattaggcctAAGATACGTTCACACAGGCTTTTATCAATTCAGTTACTGAATAAAATGACAGTGTGACGATTAATAAACAAAACGACAATGCCTCAACTCTATTATTGTGGTAAgttattcatttgttttctatttaaaatgattcgtgaagcgaaaagctgaatcGAATTGAATTCAAAGCAGTTTAATCGCTCTACACAAACATAAAATGCTCTTTTAAACACTTACCTCAtctgttaaaaacaaatatcacaGCACATACTCGCAGTCGTCAGCTTGTGTAAAGTTTGGTTGCTTAGCAACAGCAGAAGTTCACTGGGCTACTTTCACTTTCCACGCGCTAATGCAAACCggataatatttaattattttaattattttaatcatcAATGGTATTTGATATGAAAAACAAACTTAATACAAAACTGTAAAACAGCTGTAATACAAATAAAGTAGATTCGTTCATCATCCTTAAAGATTATGACGTACGCAGTTTCCGCAAATCGCGTTTTACAACCTTTACAACACGTAAAAACACGGTACATTTTCTCatgataatataaataataatataaaaaaataacaacataaaGGATAATTAAAGTACCATTATAAcaattacataaatattatataatcacaaattataaaaaaaaaaattattataaattataatattatatattttataatattttccaTATGACCAGTTTTGTTTTCTCGCGCTAGTTTGAGTGAGTGGAAGTGCTGAGTGACGTAGAGCGCGTGTGGTCATGTGGCGGGTCAGCTGATACCAGCACAATCAGGAAGCGACTTGGAAAGAATTATTATATGTTAATATTTACTCGCCGCGTGCAGGCGATCATCGCTTCATATCTGTAATATAAGTGTGTGAAGATCAGCCAGAGGAATGTTTGCAGCAGACGAGGAGGACGGAGACTTTCTGTCCCCCACTGGAGGGTGAGTTCCTGACGGACAAAGACACAATCATGCAGGAAAACATCATTCTCCTTCAGCTTACTGATATGAATAAAGTTACAGAAACAGCTCTAGTGCAGTTATGGTGCCAGATAAACCGAAAGTGAGTGTCACTCATTGGCTGTTAATATAGCAGATATGTTGCTATGGCAGACAGATCAACTTGGAGAAACTTTTGTGTACATTAACAGACATGTCAACCTTTTGTTGTGttaaaaacaatgatttttCCAACATTCATCACTTGTTGTTCTGGCATGACTTCCTCGATCACATGATCTTTAGCAGTCGTGCTGAAGGTAACTCTGTTGGGTGTTTCCTTCATCAGTTTCACTAAATCAGTGAAGTAATATAGCTCATATTCTAAACTATCAACTCTCTATAAACAGGACCACTAGTGGCCCTAAACACATCAGAACACTAAACACTTATTAATGTCTCAGTGTGATTGCattatacaacaaaatatcaaaacaagtgGCATCTGTAAACAAATCCTGCTAGTTTTCTCTGAATTAACTTCAGTTTATGTAATGCTGGACATTCAGAGATTTTTAAGTGTTGATTAAATCATGGGTTTAGATGCCATGAGCCTTTAAATATGATGATTCTCATTCTCAAGGCACCTATCTTTTGCCTTGTATAAAAACCCAGTTTATACTGTGAATATGTCAAAATATTtttctgttaaaggattagtccgcttaattcaaataaaattttcctgataatttactcatccccatgtcatccaagatgttcatgtttttttttctttagtcgagaagaaattaaggtttttgatgaaaacattccaggattattctccttatagtggacttcaatgggcaccaaatggttgagggtcaaaattacagtttcagtgcagcttagTCCTTCGCcgcgttttttccgtaagtagaatagggaaggcgtaggacatacagcgtaagctttttgaagaatacggaaaacAGAAAGCACTTgaaaggtgatcatttgtgtttatgaagcatatacagttttttttctgaaaatgagcgatggtttctctagataagtcacttattcctcgtctggtatcgtttaaagccctttgaagctgcactgaaactgtaattttgaccttcaaccatttggtgcccattgaagtccactataaggagaataatcctggaatgttttcatcaaaaaccttcatttcttttcgactgaagaaagacataaacatcttggatgacatgggggtgagtataTTAtcaagaaaattttatttgaaatgagtgGATCCtttaagttacattattacatatttttctACTCACTATAGTACTTAATTGTttgatgtattatttatttaattgtttatttagttattttagtatagtttatatttttaattatttattttagtctttttattatttatttaattatacttttttatacatttccacgtaattttatttcatgataaCAATATATATCACGATATagctatttttgttattaaaatattaacaaagaagcaaattacaaataatataggacaaatgcattataacaaacatatgaattaaacaaattaagtgttttttttttgtccaatgagtttatttaaaatgtagttataaatacagaaattgaattatcaaatgtaaaaaataaaatactgaatagtcttcactgtatgaattaaatatacatttaattctctggtgtctccagaatgtgtctgtgaagtttcagctcaaaatcccccacagatcatttattatagcttgtcaaatttgcccctatttgggtgtgagcaaaaacacacagtttttgtgtgtgtccctttaaatgcaaatgagctgctgctcccgccccctttccagaagagggcggagctttaacagctcaacaac of the Megalobrama amblycephala isolate DHTTF-2021 linkage group LG12, ASM1881202v1, whole genome shotgun sequence genome contains:
- the LOC125280443 gene encoding uncharacterized protein LOC125280443 isoform X1 produces the protein MSDLDGAHCFRALCSHPCCWDTEHRGITRLTPARVKRCSLKEQLFPSLSIVNVSEWAGRRRPIKESADTDASLDDLTRQTKDPGKMKRADLSFPESTLPISSTPTDTQNKTKLHTVHISPFMGCSELPQCPVVTWIPNPRHKPQWLHQNKSKSPNITIKELICLPSCQMSKSSKAANLRKRYVGKRRDQRGNSTLEGAGTPRWVGIGFNPIPKPTPHHLSRSIPFKDSGCGSLDQKLPSLTTPHPNHSSGLSPALSLSLGSVRCWRGN
- the LOC125280443 gene encoding uncharacterized protein LOC125280443 isoform X3, which produces MSDLDGAHCFRALCSHPCCWDTEHRGITRLTPARVKRCSLKEQLFPSLSIVNVSEWAGRRRPIKESADTDASLDDLTRQTKDPGKMKRADLSFPESTLPISSTPTDTQNKTKLHTVHISPFMGCSELPQCPVVTWIPNPRHKPQWLHQNKSKSPNITIKELICLPSCQMSKSSKAANLRKRYVGKRRDQRGNSTLEGAGTPRWVGIGFNPIPKPTPHHLSRSIPFKVL
- the LOC125280443 gene encoding uncharacterized protein LOC125280443 isoform X2 produces the protein MSDLDGAHCFRALCSHPCCWDTEHRGITRLTPARVKRCSLKEQLFPSLSIVNVSEWAGRRRPIKESADTDASLDDLTRQTKDPGKMKRADLSFPESTLPISSTPTDTQNKTKLHTVHISPFMGCSELPQCPVVTWIPNPRHKPQWLHQNKSKSPNITIKELICLPSCQMSKSSKAANLRKRYVGKRRDQRGNSTLEGAGTPRWVGIGFNPIPKPTPHHLSRSIPFKVEY